In the genome of Camarhynchus parvulus chromosome 23, STF_HiC, whole genome shotgun sequence, the window tgcctgcccttgCAAAACCGCCCAGGATCAACAGAGCAAGAAACGACTTCACACCACGAGGTCACTGCAGAAAGAGTCGGGCTGTGCAAACGCTGCCCAGGGCTTGCAGTGCTCCAGAAACACACCAGCACTTCTTGCCCTGAGCTCACACAaggggctgggaacagcagagctAATTCTCCGTGCACAGAGTGCTGAAACAATATTACAAGTCTTGCCCATGATCTCAGGAAGTTCAGACCCCCTGGATCTGCCTCCTCGGAAGTCCCTCAGCTCCGTTTGGGGCTCCACCAGTTAAACCCCGCTCTGAGAGGGTGAGGAGAGTAACCAGATCGCATTGCATcacccccagccaggctggagctcctgcaggggctCCCACTTCAAAGGGTCAGCACTCCAgcatcctctcctcctcctgggtGGTGGGAGATCTCGGGAGTTCTGCAGGTGTTTGTTTCGGTGAAACAGAGTCAGCCCAGCAcggagcagctgcacagccctgcctgcctcctctTTCACCTGAATTACACGAAACGCGAACCCAACGCGTGTGAATACTCCCAGCAGATGCTCCCCCTTTCAAACAGGAGAATGGAGCAACAGCACGCCCGAGTTTCACCAGAATTCCAAATCTCACTAGAAAAACCAGCTCTGGTGCAGGACAGTCGCTGTCACCAGCCGAATGTCACCGAGCACAGCGACCCGAGGCAGGTCGGGGCAGCACCGCAGCTGCTGCGGGCAGAGCATTTTGGCAGCGGGCACATTCCCTCGTGGAGAGGGGCGAGAGGAGCCAAGGGAGTGCCCCAAGGCCAGAGGGATcggaggggacaggagggggagccccggcccccagccccgcggcgGTGCCTCCCTGCGTGGGCTCGCAGGCGCCGCGGCTCCGCCACCCAACACGTCACCGGGACACGGCTCTTCCGGAGAGTTCTCCGCTGCCCGgctgcccagcccggccccggccaCCCCAAAAGGGatccctgctgccactgccaggggacaccccaaaagggagaccccaaaagggatccctgctgccactgccaggggacaccccaaaagggagaccccaaaagggatccctgctgccactgccaggggacaccccaaaagggagaccccaaaagggatccctgctgccactgccaggggacaccccaaaaggGAGACCCCAAAAGGGATTCCTGCTCGCCACTgccaggggacaccccaaaagggagaccccaaaagggatccctgctgccactgccaggggacaccccaaaaggGAGACCCCAAAAGGGATTCCTGCTCGCCACTGCCACGGGACACCCCAAAAGGGACCCCTGCCTGCCACTGTCGCGGGAGGACCTGCCACGGGACCCCTGCCACCACCCCAAGGCTGCCACGGGAGGACCCTAAAAAGGGACGTCCGCCCACCATTGCCACGGGGGCACCCCACAAACGACACCGGCCCGCCGCAACGGGACCCCCAGGGCCCGCGAGCCGGGGACGAGCCCCGGGCAGCCCGTACGTCTCAGCCCACgcagcgcggccccggccgggcACGGAGCTGCCCGCGGGGGAAGCCCCGGCCGAGGGCGGCCCTGCCCCGCGCACTCCCGACCCCCGTCCCCACCGCTGGGACCCCGGCGGGCTGAGGCAGCCCCTCATCACCTTCTTGGGCTCGGCGCTGCCCGCCAGCCGCGCCTGGAGCCGGCCCACAACTTCCAGCACCGACTCCGCCATTTTTACTGCTGGAGAGCCGGCGGCGGCGGAAGCGGCTTCAGCGGCCGCCGGGCCCACGGCgctgccccgccgccgccgccatcttggctGCGGGCAGGAAGCGGAAGCGGCGCCGCGCGGCCTCGGCCATGGCGGGTGAGGGCAGAGGGCGGCGGGCGCCATGTTGGGGGCTGGCAGCGGCGCCATCTTGAGTGCTGGCAGCGCCGCGCTGAGGGGAGCGCGGCCCCGCGGCTCTGCCGGCCCTGCCCTCAGGAGGGGCTGCCACAATCCCGGAGGAGCTGCGGTTGGAAGGGACTCTGGAGATCGTCCAGTTCAACCCCCTGTCAGGGCAGGGTcagcaggtggcacagggacacgtccaggtgggtttgggatgtccCCACAGAGGGAGACTCCAGGCCTCTGCCACCCTCATGGCAAGTTCTTCCTCAGGTTGGGGTGGAACTcgttgtgttttattttatggctATTGCTCCTCGTCCTGTCCCTGAATGGAGTTTGGCACCATCCTCTGACAGCTCTTGGGgatattttatggttttatggggtctcagccttcccttctccagcctgaccaggcccagctcccacagtctCTGTTCATtagagagatgctccagtcctttAATCATCTTTGTTCCCTCTTTTAAattcactccagcagctcctcatcttTATTGacctgaggagcccagaactgaacacttttttttcctgacacaaTGTCACTTCATACCTATTCCTGTTGCCTCCCAATGGCTGCTTTTCTTTGGGATGGTTGGCAGCTGTCTCAGCTGAGTGTGGACCTGAGCCCAGCCCTTTCCAGTCTCAGTCTGGACCTGAGTCCAGCCCTTTCCAGGTCTCAGTCGGGACCTGAGTCCAGCCCATTCTGTGTCCCTGGGACTCGGTGAGGGTGGCTGGCCTCACAGCACCCCAAAAGGCTGCTGGAAGTGTAGAAGTGATAAGAGCACTcagctggctgggaggaggatgTTGTATGGGGAAAGTTGAGGCTTTCTGTGCCTCAACCAGCAAAtcctggtgctgggcagagcttcCCCCTGGACAAACCTGTCTGAGAGCAAGGtaagagcagccccagcctgtgtgTGAGTCACAGAGAGCCAGGACACACCTGGCAGGACCAGCAGAGACcttgtgtggggctgggagctgctgaataatggaaaatggggaaaaagtcTTTATTGCTTTCTAAAACAGGGCTGGAGGAATTAGCAGCAGCAATGgagtgcctggagctgcagtgcccaggtATTTTCCAGGCTGGCGTGACTCAGGCTCTGACTGAACCCACCTGCTGGAAAGACACTGAGCTCAGGGGTGTGGGACAGCTGGATAAGGAGGCATGCTGATGTTTGGGGTCACTGCAACCTTTGGGAGCTAGGAAATTGTCCCCTGAGCTGCCTCAATATCCATCTTGAAGTTTATGAAGGGAATGCAGACACAGAAGAGCTTTTctccccactgcagcactggattggaaaatacaaaaagggaaaaaaagaataaagccAAACCATAATAGTGAAGAAGGACCCTCGCTCCCATCAGCTTCCCCACAAAATTCACAACAGAAGTTAGGGGTtacaaaaatttatttacttCTCTGGCAACAGGAACTGCTCATTTACCAGGAAGGATGATGCCATCATActgtgaggggagaaaaaaaaaacaaagaaccaAGTGAGAAATCACCATCAGGTAAAAgtccagtgctgctgtgcagaaaacCTGAATCACCAGAGTCATTCCAAGCCAGCACGGACACGGCAGAGCAGttttcctgcagccagctgcctctgtgctgtgctggaatGTCCAAGGGGCTGTGCTCAGATCACATCCCTGGAACAAGCAGCCACACCCTCCAAGGCTGGTCTGAGCAGCCCAAAATCTGGGCCCTGAGGGCAACTGTGCCACATTAacacagccaggcaggatgggggaAACAGGAATTCAGCAAGATCAGGCAGAGGCCTCCCTGCACAGGGTGTGACCTGTGTAGGTCCAGGCAGACTCCAcactttttataaaaaaaaaaacaaacccaagaaacTATCAGCAGTCCCCACCTCTGAGATTTCCAACCCAGCTTTCAGCAGCTCCCATTCATTATATGGACAGATAAGCCCAAAATtttgtggatttatttttgtggaTTTATTTGTGGATCTCTCCATCCTGCAAGTGTGGCAGCTgagcctgaagctgtgtcagaccAACAAATCCTAACCCTGGCTCCTCACTCACACTCCACAAACTCCAAAAACTGCAGGAGCCATTTGCACAAGAGCTGCTCAttcctcccagctctcctgccaagAGCTGCTCTTACAGTTCAGCACacccaaaaaaagcaaaatgtttctaTTCAGTAGCAGCAGCTTCTactgctctgggacagcaaaaatccacaaaatctGCTCAGTGATTTGCTCCAGCCATTCCAGGAGCATTCTGCCGCTCATTGGGATACTCTTGGGATACTCCAGGGATACAAACTGGAGATGGAACTGTACCTTCTGCTGGAACCAGCGCATGGCCTCCTCCTTCCCAATCCTGTGCTTGGCCCCGATGTTGCCAGTCCTGCGTTTCTTGTCAGCAATGCTGAAACCCGGCCTGCCCAGCACCTGCGGGACAAAGCCAACAGCACTGCTTCATCCTGGCACCTTCTGCTTTCCTCAACTAAGCACTGTTCCAGGAGGGAAGCCTGGAGTTTCCTCATCAGTGATGCCTTGCTGCCAATTCTGTGTTATCCCAGGAGTTGCTGTCAGAGCAACAGGATTTGCTTCTGAAGAGGCTTTGTGAGATTTGTCATAAAGCAGGGATTTtatggcagctctgggaatcTCAGATTAGAAAAATGTCAACAAAACTCAAATTTATCTTCCAGCAAGTCCATGGGAGCCAGTGCTCGCTCCAGGCTCCTTCTGGAGCTTTTTCCCGAGCCCAGCAAACAGGGAATACTCACCACGTAGAAATCCAGGCCGTAGATCCCAATACTGGGATCGTATTTAATGCCCAGATCGATGTGCTCCTGGATCCCAAAGCCAAAGTTCCCCGTGTCTGAGAAGTTGTTTTTCCTCAACTCGTATTCTCGCACCTGAAACGTTGGTTCTTGCTCGTTATTTTGTTCCTGACTGCAAGCAGAATTAAAACCCTTGCCCACTGCTACCAGACCCCAAACTCGCTCACAAGCTATTGAGTCTTTATCTCAAAAATTTTACTTCCAAATCCCAGCAGCaaagacaaaaccccaaaagaaatcAGCTGCTGCACCAATTTGTCCTTAAATAAAGCTGAAACAGCATCCAGGTAAACAGAGAGAACACTTAATCCCGTGTATCTGACCTGGACCTAGACCAGGTACAACATTTCATAGTACACACCCCTTCTGTCACAAACCAAAGATCCAGCACAAAATCCTCACCTTCAACCCCTTCTCCAGAATCTCCTCTGCCTTGGCCCCGCGAACCGTGCAGTGAACAGCGATTTTCTCGTTTCTCCTGATCCCGAAGGACCTCACCGTGTACCGGGCTGTGGGCAGCAACAGTTACACTCAGGGGACAGCCGGAGAATTCCCACCCGGAGGATTCGGAGCTTCTCCACACCCAAAAAATTCAAGGAAATTACAAAGCACCGAGGCAGCCTTACATTCCGTCTTGAGGGATgctggcaaagcagcagcatgagTTTGGATACAAAACTAAAAGGCACAAATGCGCACGACTCCCTGAACATTGAAGCCCCCCgattctccagcagctctcccgACCCAAGGAGCCCTTTCCTGGGAACCGCACCCAGGGGAAAGGACGGAAAACACCCGAGAGAACATCCAGGGCTCCTGGGCAGCCGCTCACCTTTGGAGAACACGGGGGTCTGTCCcgtgagctgctccagcaccttgGCGGCGCGGGTGAGCCGATCCCCGCTCTCCCCGACGCAGATGTTGAGGCAGAGTTTGCGGATCCGCAGCTCCCGCATGGGGTTCTCCTTCTCACCTTGGTCTTGCTGCGGAGAGACCACACCGGGGGTAaccggggctgcccgggccaCGGCCCGCCGCCCACCCCGGCAGCCCCAGGACGTTCCGCCGAGGGTCCGCAGAAAGGTTTCCGCAGGCGGACACcgcgccccgctccccgccAGGCCCGAATCCGGCACCGCGGCCCCTTCTGGAGCGCCGCCGGCACCGGGCGGGCCGCGGCCTGTCACGGCGGCAGCCGCTCCCCCGGCTCCTCCGCGCCCATCCTGCCCCCGCGCCTCTCCCGCCGGCCTTCCCCTCTCCCGCCCGCACGGGCCGCGGCCAAGGGAGCCCCGCCAAGCGCGGATGGCGGCGGATAGAAACAGCCCGGCCCGCGGCTCCGGCACTCACCGCCATGATGGAGGCGGGGAAGaggcgggcggggcgcggccgcGGGGAATTGTGGGAGCGCGCGCGGCGGTGGCGCCCCCTGGCGGGCGGAGGGCcgggttgccatggcaaccgcCGTTAATTAATGCTCATTATTGAGCACAAAGCCAAATGCGGTAATTATGGtaaatatttacagtaattACAATTAACCgagagaggaaaaacaacccGAACGTGCGATGGGCAATGCAGTGGCTCGCCTCGCTCTGGTTGATGCCAGAACCATTTCTGAACCCCAATTTCTACACTGGGAATGATTTCCCTCTGTGGGATATCCctttgggatcagctgtcccagctACGCTCCCTCTCGGGTTCTTTTGGGAACCCCCCCCGCTTGCAGAGCATGTAaccagaaaaatagaaaaagaagaaataagagTTCTTGACTTAGGATAGACACGACTTAGTGAAAATCCAAAGCAAAGTTCATTCTTCCTTGGAGCAAGGAAGGCAGGCTCAGATTCCCAGAGCAGTTATAGTTTAATACCATTTAATTCATTGGCTGTTCTCATCCAAACTAaaatccccagcagcagctttggtgggAGATGCTGCACCCAATATTGGAGCAGCTCTCAGCGAGTGTGGTTATCAGAGCCTCTCACATCCTCACAGCCCCAAATTCCTTGAACCAGACCTGGGAAGGCAGTCCAGTTTCACTTCACTCTTTCAGGATAGTGCTGGTGGGTTTCAAGAGCTCAGTCTGAGATCTGGATCCTCCTTTTGTACCACTTGGGAGGATGGCAGcccattccctgctgcactcagcTTCACTCACACCACTTTGGAGTCCAAGCTTCTCTTCAGCGGCCACATCCTGAGCAGAAAATGCCTCCAGTGAGGCTCACACTCAGTGAGGATGGCACCAGCTCAAGGCTTTCCCTGTTTATCCCCTTTCCCTGCCGTGCTCAGGGCTGCCAGCCCGAGCTCTGTAATGCcatcaattatttttttgccCCAGTTCCTTCTAAGCGGGGATGAAGGATAAATGAATAACCAGCTTGTCTCattaaggagagaaaaaataaagtgtcaGGAGTCTCCGTGCAGAGGGTGTGAAAAGCCTCTGGTTAAAAAGTAACATTGCTGCTTCATTATGGATTTCCTTCAtccaggaacagctctgctggaaatagctgcaggctgggctggcgTCCAGCTCCCAGCAATCCCTGGATCCAATGGATTCCAGCGATCCAGGAGCAATCCTGTGggatgtggctgtgctgcagggctgctccccacgggcacagggggctgggggtgctgtgctgtgccccctcccctctcccctcctttgCCCAGCATGGCTGTGACCGAGATC includes:
- the RPL11 gene encoding 60S ribosomal protein L11 — protein: MAQDQGEKENPMRELRIRKLCLNICVGESGDRLTRAAKVLEQLTGQTPVFSKARYTVRSFGIRRNEKIAVHCTVRGAKAEEILEKGLKVREYELRKNNFSDTGNFGFGIQEHIDLGIKYDPSIGIYGLDFYVVLGRPGFSIADKKRRTGNIGAKHRIGKEEAMRWFQQKYDGIILPGK